One window from the genome of Balearica regulorum gibbericeps isolate bBalReg1 chromosome 18, bBalReg1.pri, whole genome shotgun sequence encodes:
- the SCO1 gene encoding LOW QUALITY PROTEIN: protein SCO1 homolog, mitochondrial (The sequence of the model RefSeq protein was modified relative to this genomic sequence to represent the inferred CDS: deleted 1 base in 1 codon; substituted 1 base at 1 genomic stop codon): protein MSVMTPKEKSGAASMAVVPGEGGGRGGHGRVGEKMAAAVRCGRAALCWRLPGPGSVVRPLTGHFGXPVRGRATLPGPGSRLLSSLPPGSSSRTGAQRRLVSWRSLAATFVLCGGLLAAMKKVKRRKEEELEKERNRGIGKPLLGGPFSLVSHEGQPKTSKDYIGQWVLIYFGFTHCPDICPDELEKMIEVVDEIDRIPSLPNLTPLFITIDPERDNKEAIARYVKEFSPKLIGLTGTKAQIDQVAKAYRVYYSEGPKDEDDDYIVDHTIIMYLLGPDGDFVDYYGQNKRSTEIAASIAAHMRKYRS, encoded by the exons ATGTCCGTGATGACACCGAAGGAGAAGAGCGGTGCCGCCTCCATGGCGGTCGTT CCGGGTGAGGGAGGCGGAAGGGGCGGACACGGAAGAGTGGGCGAAAAGATGGCGGCGGCGGTGCGCTGCGGGAGAGCGGCGCTTTGCTGGCGGCTGCCGGGCCCGGGCAGCGTCGTCCGGCCCCTTACCGGCCACTTTGGGTAGCCGGTAAGGGGCCGGGCGACGCTGCCCGGGCCCGGCAGCCGCCTGCTGTCCAGCCTGCCGCCGGGCAGCAGTTCGCGGACGGGCGCGCAGAGGAGG ctggtgtCGTGGCGGTCGTTGGCGGCCACCTTCGTGCTGTGCGGGGGGCTGCTGGCCGCCATGAAGAAGGTGAAGAGGCGGAAGGAGGAGG AGCTGGAGAAGGAACGAAACCGAGGCATTGGGAAACCCCTGCTAGGAGGGCCCTTCTCACTCGTCAGCCATGAGGGACAGCCCAAGACCAGCAAGGACTACATCGGCCAGTGGGTGCTGATCTACTTCGGCTTTACACACTGCCCTGACATCTGTCCTGATGAACTGGAGAAAATGATTGAAGTGGTAGATGAAATTG ATAGAATTCCATCTTTGCCTAATCTGACCCCGCTCTTCATCACCATTGATCCTGAGAGGGACAACAAAGAAGCCATTGCCAGATATGTTAAAG AATTTTCTCCGAAGCTGATTGGATTGACTGGTACGAAGGCACAGATTGACCAAGTGGCCAAAGCTTACCGTGTGTATTACAGCGAAGGTCCCAAAGACGAAGACGACGATTACATA GTGGATCACACAATAATAATGTACCTCCTTGGGCCAGATGGTGACTTTGTGGACTATTACGGCCAGAATAAGAGGAGCACTGAGATTGCTGCTTCTATTGCTGCACACATGAGAAAGTACAGATCCTAA
- the ADPRM gene encoding manganese-dependent ADP-ribose/CDP-alcohol diphosphatase, whose protein sequence is MEAAPLFSFGVITDIHYADAEDGYDFSGYRRRYYRQSLNLLQNAVEAWATETVPLTFVLQLGDSIDGLNARSGEAEGALEQVLAALGQLSVPVHHAWGNHEFYNFSRARLVHTGLNSRPAGAVAGPLARDCQAYHFSPAAQFRVVVLDAYDLSILGREPDSPRYQESLRLLREKNSNDNLNSPAGLKEPQFVEFNGGFSQGQLDWFNEVLKFSDETQEKVIVMGHLPIHPDASDRVCLAWNYEDALAVIHSHRCVVCFLAGHLHDGGYCLDSHRVHHLTLEGVIETPPESNAFGIIYVYEDKMILKGGGRISDRVMHF, encoded by the exons ATGGAGGCGGCACCGCTCTTCTCCTTCGGTGTCATCACGGACATCCACTACGCGGACGCGGAGGACGGATACGATTTCAGCGGGTACCGGCGGCGGTATTACCGTCAGAGCCTTAACCTGCTGCAGAACGCTGTGGAAGCGTGGGCCACTGAGACGGTGCCGCTCACGTTCGTGCTGCAGCTGGGTGACAGCATCGATGGCCTCAATGCCCGCAGTGGTGAGGCTGAAGGTGCCTTGGAGCAGGTGCTGGCAGCGCTGGGGCAGCTGTCGGTGCCGGTGCATCACGCATGGGGCAACCATGAGTTCTATAACTTCAGCCGGGCCCGCCTGGTGCACACTGGCCTCAACAGCCGGCCCGCCGGGGCCGTGGCTGGCCCGCTAGCCAGGGACTGCCAGGCCTATCACTTCAGCCCGGCTGCACAGTTCCGCGTCGTCGTGCTGGATGCCTACGACCTGAGCATCCTGGGCAGAGAGCCGGACAGCCCCCGATACCAGGAGTCCCTGCGGCTGCTGCGGGAGAAGAACTCCAATGACAACCTCAACAGCCCCGCAG GACTCAAAGAACCTCAGTTTGTAGAGTTTAACGGAGGATTTAGCCAAGGTCAGCTGGACTGGTTCAATGAAGTCCTCAAATTCTCTGATGAAACCCAAGAAAAAGTTATAGTTATGG GTCATCTGCCAATTCATCCAGATGCTTCAGACAGAGTTTGCCTAGCCTGGAATTATGAAGATGCCCTTGCAGTCATACACTCCCATCGGTGCGTGGTCTGCTTTCTTGCAGGACACTTGCATGATGGCGGCTATTGTTTAGACTCTCATAGAGTTCATCATCTGACTTTAGAGGGGGTTATTGAAACTCCACCGGAAAGCAATGCCTTTGGAATTATTTATGTCTATGAAGATAAAATGATACTAAAGGGAGGGGGCAGAATTTCAGACAGAGTGATGCATTTCTAA